A portion of the Zootoca vivipara chromosome 6, rZooViv1.1, whole genome shotgun sequence genome contains these proteins:
- the TSNAXIP1 gene encoding translin-associated factor X-interacting protein 1 isoform X2, which translates to MEEFRTYKPLLASIKREYELTIAYLKEKIYSLESVNAVLVTASDQCTRQILAFQEQEKIQIAKLKDERIHLLKLIDKMKEEKYSLETQVAKMRKAVAEEYLRYLNESDARKLLLIDLNEMYRLKEEMKFAQVQDEKGEDSVKLALALKVARHDLTKAQVELNTMKANYGDVVPRREFELQEKICNELTEKMTTLQKDFDDLQEEYDTMLDIHKQVSEERDKFYNDLINVQRSSTPRPNWEKCADVIADGAERWSALSEGKTSDQLVDVLLEEVGAGLLRERDTFVALGRSEKVPVYLRCDGVVKNKKLTKKEIVAILKEIWKEKIASDQQKGKQSSLPEFFLYFFQKKYGDAPAFDWTYSVYENIKVYKSNEAMSFFHQILTGELDESVYHSHLQDLANLAREVMAADTANTGQLTCDEFTLALRTAFPLKNNESVQELITTAGYKPEYPETSLSYKLLFIEDEEGKTEPFVKKLKKQYVNEKTEYIREIQAQLGTLMEVRPDDLRAAFCILDHGLSERTLESYICYAFQVSKEQLDPAVSIPIQVLMKRLKAGDIRRQGTVVGDAKYQLQSHALEETEALANI; encoded by the exons ATGGAAGAATTCAGAACCTACAAGCCTTTGTTGGCTTCTATCAAGAGAGAGTATGAACTGACTATAG CATATCTGAAAGAGAAGATCTACTCCCTGGAGTCAGTGAATGCTGTTCTGGTCACAGCCTCTGATCAATGTACTCGGCAAATCCTGGCCTTTCAGGAGCAAGAGAAAATACAAATTGCAAAGCTGAAGGATGAGAGGATCCACTTACTGAAGCTTATTGACAAAATGAAGGAGGAGAAATATTCTTTAGAAACCCAG GTGGCTAAGATGCGgaaggcagtggcagaggaataCCTCCGTTACCTGAATGAGTCTGATGCCCGCAAGCTGCTACTTATAGATCTCAATGAAATGTACCGTCTGAAGGAAGAAATGAAGTTTGCCCAAGTCCAAG ATGAAAAGGGGGAAGATTCAGTGAAGCTGGCGCTCGCTTTAAAGGTAGCACGACATGACCTCACCAAAGCCCAAGTGGAGCTGAACACCATGAAAGCAAACTATGGAGATGTGGTGCCCAGAAGAGAGTTTGAGTTGCAGGAAAAAATTTGTAATGAATTGACTGAAAAG ATGACAACTCTTCAAAAAGACTTTGATGATCTCCAAGAAGAATATGACACAATGCTGGACATACACAAGCAAGTTTCTGAGGAACGGGACAAGTTCTATAATGACCTTATCAATGTCCAGCGGTCCTCCACACCGCGGCCTAACTGGGAAAAATGTGCAG ATGTGATTGCTGACGGGGCTGAGCGCTGGAGtgctttgtcagagggcaaaacTAGTGACCAGTTGGTAGACGTGCTTTTGGAAGAAGTTGGTGCGGGACTTCTAAGAGAGAGGGACACCTTCGTGGCGCTG GGGAGAAGCGAGAAGGTCCCTGTGTACCTGAGGTGTGATGGTGTGGTTAAGAATAAGAAGCTGACCAAAAAGGAGATTGtggccattctgaaggaaatatgGAAAGAGAAAATTGCATCAGATCAACAG AAAGGAAAACAATCCAGCCTTCCAGAGTTCTTCCTGTACTTCTTCCAGAAAAAGTATGGTGACGCTcctgcttttgactggacttacagCGTCTATGAAAACATCAAGGTCTATAAATCGAATGAAGCCATGTCGTTCTTTCATCAAATCCTGACTGGAGAG CTGGATGAATCTGTATACCACAGCCACCTCCAGGATCTTGCCAACCTCGCAAGGGAGGTGATGGCTGCTGATACCGCAAATACTGGCCAGCTGACATGCGACGAGTTCAC CCTTGCCCTGAGGACAGCTTTTCCACTAAAGAACAATGAATCGGTCCAGGAGTTAATTACAACTGCAGGCTACAAACCGGAGTATCCTGAAACCTCTCTTTCGTACAAGCTCTTATTCATAGAG GATGAGGAAGGGAAAACAGAACCTTTCGTTAAGAAACTCAAGAAGCAATATGTGAATGAAAAAACAGAATATATCCGTGAGATACAGGCTCAATTAGGAACCTTGAT GGAAGTGAGGCCAGATGACTTGCGAGCAGCTTTCTGCATACTCGACCATGGTTTGTCAGAGCGAACCCTGGAGTCTTACATCTGTTATGCATTCCAAGTTTCCAAAGAACAATTGGACCCTGCGGTGTCCATTCCAATACAAGTACTGATGAAAAGGCTTAAGGCTGGAGATATCAGACGACAAGGAACTGTTGTAGGAGATGCAAAGTATCAGCTCCAATCCCACGCTTTAGAAGAAACAGAAGCTCTTGCCAATATTTAA
- the TSNAXIP1 gene encoding translin-associated factor X-interacting protein 1 isoform X1, translating to MKSSPSTFWRVSSQDADKRVSFLESAQNLNCQEKLPDLKESFMKKRKPMSHSSSQLSSWPAYAPGHIILQNRKPCTTSEWQRINKEQLPLSIPKPRYLEDLESHLRRELQALDLTKGKVQELKLQPYREVFEFFMEEFRTYKPLLASIKREYELTIAYLKEKIYSLESVNAVLVTASDQCTRQILAFQEQEKIQIAKLKDERIHLLKLIDKMKEEKYSLETQVAKMRKAVAEEYLRYLNESDARKLLLIDLNEMYRLKEEMKFAQVQDEKGEDSVKLALALKVARHDLTKAQVELNTMKANYGDVVPRREFELQEKICNELTEKMTTLQKDFDDLQEEYDTMLDIHKQVSEERDKFYNDLINVQRSSTPRPNWEKCADVIADGAERWSALSEGKTSDQLVDVLLEEVGAGLLRERDTFVALGRSEKVPVYLRCDGVVKNKKLTKKEIVAILKEIWKEKIASDQQKGKQSSLPEFFLYFFQKKYGDAPAFDWTYSVYENIKVYKSNEAMSFFHQILTGELDESVYHSHLQDLANLAREVMAADTANTGQLTCDEFTLALRTAFPLKNNESVQELITTAGYKPEYPETSLSYKLLFIEDEEGKTEPFVKKLKKQYVNEKTEYIREIQAQLGTLMEVRPDDLRAAFCILDHGLSERTLESYICYAFQVSKEQLDPAVSIPIQVLMKRLKAGDIRRQGTVVGDAKYQLQSHALEETEALANI from the exons ATGAAGAGTAGCCCCTCGACCTTTTGGCG AGTCAGTAGTCAGGACGCTGATAAAAG GGTCTCATTCCTGGAATCCGCTCAGAATCTAAATTGTCAAGAAAAATTACCTGATCTGAAGGAATCATTtatgaagaaaagaaaacctaTG AGCCACTCTAGCAGTCAGTTGTCTTCATGGCCTGCATACGCACCAGGACACATTATCTTGCAGAATCGAAAACCCTGTACTACCTCTGAATGGCAACG CATCAACAAAGAGCAGCTTCCTCTTTCCATACCAAAACCACGCTACCTCGAAGATCTGGAATCCCATTTGAGGAGAGAGCTGCAAGCACTTGACCTTACTAAAGGGAAAGTTCAGGAACTTAAACTCCAG CCCTATAGAGAAGTATTTGAGTTCTTCATGGAAGAATTCAGAACCTACAAGCCTTTGTTGGCTTCTATCAAGAGAGAGTATGAACTGACTATAG CATATCTGAAAGAGAAGATCTACTCCCTGGAGTCAGTGAATGCTGTTCTGGTCACAGCCTCTGATCAATGTACTCGGCAAATCCTGGCCTTTCAGGAGCAAGAGAAAATACAAATTGCAAAGCTGAAGGATGAGAGGATCCACTTACTGAAGCTTATTGACAAAATGAAGGAGGAGAAATATTCTTTAGAAACCCAG GTGGCTAAGATGCGgaaggcagtggcagaggaataCCTCCGTTACCTGAATGAGTCTGATGCCCGCAAGCTGCTACTTATAGATCTCAATGAAATGTACCGTCTGAAGGAAGAAATGAAGTTTGCCCAAGTCCAAG ATGAAAAGGGGGAAGATTCAGTGAAGCTGGCGCTCGCTTTAAAGGTAGCACGACATGACCTCACCAAAGCCCAAGTGGAGCTGAACACCATGAAAGCAAACTATGGAGATGTGGTGCCCAGAAGAGAGTTTGAGTTGCAGGAAAAAATTTGTAATGAATTGACTGAAAAG ATGACAACTCTTCAAAAAGACTTTGATGATCTCCAAGAAGAATATGACACAATGCTGGACATACACAAGCAAGTTTCTGAGGAACGGGACAAGTTCTATAATGACCTTATCAATGTCCAGCGGTCCTCCACACCGCGGCCTAACTGGGAAAAATGTGCAG ATGTGATTGCTGACGGGGCTGAGCGCTGGAGtgctttgtcagagggcaaaacTAGTGACCAGTTGGTAGACGTGCTTTTGGAAGAAGTTGGTGCGGGACTTCTAAGAGAGAGGGACACCTTCGTGGCGCTG GGGAGAAGCGAGAAGGTCCCTGTGTACCTGAGGTGTGATGGTGTGGTTAAGAATAAGAAGCTGACCAAAAAGGAGATTGtggccattctgaaggaaatatgGAAAGAGAAAATTGCATCAGATCAACAG AAAGGAAAACAATCCAGCCTTCCAGAGTTCTTCCTGTACTTCTTCCAGAAAAAGTATGGTGACGCTcctgcttttgactggacttacagCGTCTATGAAAACATCAAGGTCTATAAATCGAATGAAGCCATGTCGTTCTTTCATCAAATCCTGACTGGAGAG CTGGATGAATCTGTATACCACAGCCACCTCCAGGATCTTGCCAACCTCGCAAGGGAGGTGATGGCTGCTGATACCGCAAATACTGGCCAGCTGACATGCGACGAGTTCAC CCTTGCCCTGAGGACAGCTTTTCCACTAAAGAACAATGAATCGGTCCAGGAGTTAATTACAACTGCAGGCTACAAACCGGAGTATCCTGAAACCTCTCTTTCGTACAAGCTCTTATTCATAGAG GATGAGGAAGGGAAAACAGAACCTTTCGTTAAGAAACTCAAGAAGCAATATGTGAATGAAAAAACAGAATATATCCGTGAGATACAGGCTCAATTAGGAACCTTGAT GGAAGTGAGGCCAGATGACTTGCGAGCAGCTTTCTGCATACTCGACCATGGTTTGTCAGAGCGAACCCTGGAGTCTTACATCTGTTATGCATTCCAAGTTTCCAAAGAACAATTGGACCCTGCGGTGTCCATTCCAATACAAGTACTGATGAAAAGGCTTAAGGCTGGAGATATCAGACGACAAGGAACTGTTGTAGGAGATGCAAAGTATCAGCTCCAATCCCACGCTTTAGAAGAAACAGAAGCTCTTGCCAATATTTAA